Genomic segment of Pirellulales bacterium:
TGCGACTGAATCAGCCCCGGTACGCCTCGCTGCCGGGCATCCTGAAGGCCAAGAAAAAACCCCAGGCCGTGGTGCCGTGGTCCGAAATCGGCGCGGTGCCCGCCGACGGCTACCGGGTCACCGGCTACCGCACGTTGCCGGCGCGCCAAAAGGGCGAACTGGTCGAAAGTCCCGAGGCCTTGGCCGAGGTGCTCATGGCCAAGGGGCTGATCTGACCTCGCAAAACCGTAGTCTCACCACGCGCGCGAACAGCGCAACTTCAACTCAGGGCTCATCGCCATGTCCGACGTCTTGGCCATCGTCTTTGTTTCCGGGGGGCGTCTGACGCGCAGCGACGAGGCCGCGATCGGCTTTGGTCACGCCGCGGCCAAAGCTGCCGGCGAGGCTTGCGACGTGCTCTTGCTCGGCACGGGCGCCAAGGCGCTGGCCCCACGGGTCGCCGAGCACGACGTCCGCAAAGTCTGGGTGGCGGAACATGCCGACTTGGATTCGGGCACCGGCGAGGCGCGGGCCCGGGCGATTGTGGCAGTGGCCGAGCAGCGCTATCGGCTGGTCTGCGCGGCTTCGGCCACGGCGACGCGCGATTGCTTGCCGCGCGTGGCCGCGCGGCTGGGTGCTCCGATGGCCTCGGACGTGCTCGAGATTCGCGGCGCCGATGCCGGTGCCCTGCGTTTCACCAAGCCGTCGTTTTCGGGCAACCTGCTGGCTGAGGTCGAGCTGACGGCCCCGGTCGCCGTGGCGACTTGTCGTGCGTCGGCGTTCGAGGCGTGCGGCGAAGGCGGCGCCCCGGCCGAAATTGCCGACGCCCCGCTGCCCGAGCGCTTGGCCCATCCGCGCAAGCGTTTTGCCGGAGTGCACAAGACGGAACTGACGCGCCCGGAGCTGACCGAGGCCGATATCGTCGTCTCGGGTGGCCGTGGTACGAAAGGCGCCGAGGGCTTCAAGCTGCTCGAAGAGCTGGCCGACCTGCTGGGTGCCGCGGTGGGTGCGAGCCGGGCCGTGGTCGACGCCGGATGGATGCCCAACGATTTTCAGGTCGGCCAAACGGGCAAGGTGATCGCCCCGAAGCTCTACCTCTGCGCGGGCCTGAGCGGGGCCATCCAGCACCTCGCCGGCATGCGTAACTCGAAAACCATCGTGGCCATCAATAAGGACGCCGGCGCGCCCATCTTTGAGGTGGCCGATTACGGCCTCGTCGCCGACCTGTTCGATGCGGTTCCCCGGCTCACCGCCGCGATCCGCGCGGCCCGTCAGCCCGCCTAGCCGGTGAACATCTGGGCCGCGGGCGAACATCCGGGCCGCGCCCGGTGTCGTGAGGGGGCTACCGTCGCCAGCATTGCCCTGGCTGATGTCGTCCGACCGCACTATCGGGGCGATTGATCGTCGCTCGCTGGTGCTCGCGGCCAGGAGCAGGCCAGCACTGCCGGTCGGCGACTCTAGCGCAACCCTAGATCGGCATTGAGTTTACTGCCTGCGTAAACTGGGTGGTTCGGCACGCTCTGGGCGGTTGTTTCGGCAGCCAAAACACGCGGTCACTCCTGCTTGACGAAGCGTCAAAGGACTTTTACCCTATGTTGTTCATTTCAGATGTTGCGACGACGCGATATTTGAAATCGTAATTATCGCGTCGACTCCTTTTTGTGCCGGTTTCGTCCCTGGTTTGGGCTGCGCCGTGAAGTTCTCGAATCTCAAGATCTTCTGCGACATCGTGCGCCTGGAGAGCTTTTCCAAGGCTGCCAGCGAGAACGGCATTTCGCAGTCGGGCGCCAGCCAGGTCGTGCTCCAATTGGAGGAGCATCTGGGCGTGCGGCTGATCGACCGCTCGAAGCGGCCGTTCGTGCTGACGCTCGAGGGTGAGGTGTTCTACGACGGCTGCCGCAGCCTGGTCGACCGCTATGCGGCACTCGAAGATCGCGTGCGCACGCTGCACGACGAAGTCGCTGGAAGGCTGCGCGTGGCGTCGATCTACTCGGTCGGCCTGCACCACATGAACCGGCACCTGTTCGAGTTCATGAGCCGCTATCCGCGGGCCAATGTACGGCTCGAATACCTGCACCCGCACCGCGTCTACGAGAGCGTCGAGAACGACAAGACCGACCTGGGGCTGGTGAGCTATCCCAAGTCGTCGCGGACGATTCAGGCATTGCCTTGGCGCGAAGAGCCGATGGTGCTGGTCTGTGCCCCGGGGCATGCCCTGGCGAGCAAGGCGCGCATCGACCTGGCCGATCTGGCCGGGCAACGCATGGTCGGCTTCGAGACGGGGCTGACGATTCGCCGCGAGATCGACCGGCTGCTGCACGTCCGCGGGGTCGAAGTCGAGATGGCGATGGAATTCGACAATATCGAAACGATCAAGCGCGCCGTCGAGATCGATGCCGGCGTGGCCTTGTTGCCTGCGCCGACGGTGGTTCGCGAGATCGAGACCGGCACGCTACGGGGCATCGCGCTGGCCACCGACGAGCTGGTCCGGCCGCTGGGCATCATCTATCGCCGCGGCCGCGAGCTGAGCAGCACGGCCCAACGATTCATCGAGCTGCTGCAACAGGAAGAAGGGGCTGTCGGACAGGCGGATAAGGTGCCGGTCGCTACGGGCTATCCCGGCGCGAACGGCGAGGATCACGGTCCCGGGTGTGCACCTGCGCCGGAACTCGCGGTCGAGGCCGCGGCCGGCTACGGCACCACGGGGGCCCGTGCTAACGGCACAGCCGGTCACGGTCCGGCCGACAACGGCCAGTCGCCCAACGGTCACGCCAAAAAGAAACGTCCGCAGATGTCGCGGAACTGAATCCCGACCAGGTAATTGCCATGCCAGAGAGAAAGCGACCGCTCCGTCCCCGCGCGCAAGGTTTGTACGACCCGGCGAATGAACGCGACGCCTGTGGCGTCGGTTTCGTGGTCGACATTCATGGCCGCAAGAGCCACGACATTGTCCGCCAGGGGCTCGAGATTCTCGAGAACCTCACCCACCGCGGCGCATGCGGCTGCGATCCGCTCACGGGCGACGGTGCGGGGATTCTCACGCAGATCCCGCACGAGTTTTTCGCCGCCCGCTGTCGCGAGCTGCGACTCGACCTGCCGGGGCCGGGCGAGTACGGCGCCGGGTTGGTGTTCCTGCCGCCCGAGGCGGACGAACGCGCCGTTTGCGAACGGCTGCTCGAGCAGTGCATTGCTGAAGAAGGTCAGCGCTTGATCGGTTGGCGCGATGTGCCGGTCGACAATCGGGACATCGGCCGGACGGCGCGCGAGGTCGAGCCGTTCATCCGCCAGGTGTTCGTGGGCCGTGGCCCCGAGACCGCGCCTGACATGTTCGAGTGGAAGCTGTACGTGATCCGCAAGCGGGCCGAGATCGCGGTCCGCGCCAGCGAGCTCGAGGAGAAAGAGTTCTTCTATCTGCCGAGCCTGTCGTCGCGGGTGATGATCTACAAGGGCCTGCTGTTGGCCTACCAGGTCGACCGCTTCTACAAGGACTTGAGCGAGCCCGATTTTGCGTCGGCCCTGGCGCTGGTTCACCAGCGTTACAGCACCAATACGTTCCCCACCTGGGACCTGGCGCACCCGTTCCGGTTCTTGGCGCACAACGGCGAGATCAACACGCTGCGCGGCAACGTCAATTGGATGTATGCCCGCCAGAGCATGCTCGACAGCGAAAAGTACGGCGCCGACCTGAAGAAGATCTTCCCGATCTGCACGCCCAGCGCCAGCGACTCGGCGATTCTCGACAACGTGCTCGAATTGCTCGTGATGACCGGCCGGCCGTTGGCCGAGGCGGTGTCGATGCTCATTCCCGAGCCGTGGGCGGGCCACGAGAGCATGTCGGACGCGAAGAAGGCCTACTACGAATACCAGGCCTGCTTGATGGAGCCCTGGGACGGCCCGGCCTCGATCGCCTTTACCGACGGCACCTGCATCGGTGCAATCCTGGATCGCAATGGTTTGCGCCCGAGCCGGTACTGGGTCACCAAGGGCGGCCGCGTGGTCATGGCGTCCGAGGCCGGTGTGCTCGATATTCCGCCCAGCGAGGTGGAATCCAAGGGCCGTCTGCGTCCGGGCCGCATGTTCCTGATCGACACGGCCCAGGGCCGGATCATCGCCGACAGCGAGCTCAAGCAGCAGTTGGCCGCCCGCAAGCCCTATCGCGAGTGGCTCCAGGCGCACCAGTGGACGCTCGACCGTTTGCCCGAGCCCGCCGAACTCAACGGCCAGCCGGCCAACGGCCAATCCGGTCCCGAACTGCTCGCCTTGCAGCGGACGTTCGGCTACACGTACGAGGACTTGCGGATCGTCATGCATCCGATGGCGGTCGACGGCGCCGAGGCCATCGGCTCGATGGGCAACGACGCGCCGCTGGCGGTGCTCTCCGACCGGCCGCAGCTGCTCTACAACTATTTCAAGCAGCTCTTTGCCCAGGTGACCAATCCGCCGCTCGATGCGATTCGCGAGGAGCTGGTCACCTCGCTGGTGACGACGATCGGCTCGGAAGGCAATCTGCTCGACGAACAGCCGGAGCAGTGCGGCCTGTTGCGGCTCGAGACGCCGATCTTGGCCGACCGTGACCTGGCCAAGATTCGCGCGCTCGACTCGGGCCGTTTGCGCGCACGCACGTTTTCGACGCTCTTTCCGCGCAGCGCAGGGGCCGAGGGGATGCGCGCCCGGATCGCGGCGCTGCAGGCCGAGTGCTCGGCGGCGCTGGCCGCAGGCGCGACGCTGTTGGTGCTCTCGGATCGTGGCGTCAGCGCCGACCAAGTGCCGATTCCCGTGTTGCTGGCGGTGTCGGCCGTGCATCATCACCTGATTCGCGAGGGTACGCGGACGCGCTGCGGCCTGATCGTCGAAACCGGCGAGGCCCGCGAGGTCCAGCACTTTGCCCTGCTCACCGCCTATGGGGCCGGTGCCGTGAACCCGTACCTGGCCCTGGCTACGTTGCGCGACATGCGCGAACAAGGCCTGGTGCCCGAGGAGTACACCGTCGCCAAGCTGGAAAAGAACTACATCAAGGCCTGCAACAAGGGCCTGCTGAAGGTCATGTCGAAGATGGGCATCTCGACCCAGCAAAGCTACCGTGGGGCGCAGATCTTCGAAGCGATCGGCCTCAACCGCGGCTTCATCGACGAGTACTTCGCCTGGACCGCCAGCCGCATCTCGGGCATTGGGCTGGAAGAAGTGGCCGAGGAGTCGCTGCGCCGTCACGAGCACGCATATCCGCGGACCGCGGTGCCGCAGGTGTTGGGGTTGGACGTGGGCGGACAATATCAATGGCGCCGCAAGGGCGAGGCGCACGTCATGAACCCCGACGTCGTGGCCCGGCTGCAACACGCCACGCAACTCAACAGCCGCGAGGAGTTCCGCAAGTATTGCGAAGGCATCGACCAGCAGCAGCGCAAGCTGCTCACGCTACGGGGGCTGTTGCAGTTCAAGTCGGCCGACAAGCCGTTGCCGCTCGACCAGGTTGAGCCGGCCAGCGAGATCGTCAAGCGGTTCGCCACCGGGGCGATGTCGTATGGCTCGATCTCCAAGGAAGCCCACGAGACGCTGGCCATCGCCATGAATCGGCTCGGCGGCAAGAGCAACACCGGCGAAGGCGGCGAAGACCCGGTGCGGTATCTCCCCGACGACAACGGCGATTTCCGCTCCAGCGCGATCAAGCAGGTGGCCAGCGGACGCTTCGGCGTGACCAGTGAATACCTGGTCAACGCCAAGGAACTGCAGATCAAGATGGCCCAGGGTGCCAAGCCCGGCGAAGGCGGTCAGTTGCCCGGCCACAAGGTCGATCGCGAGATTGCCCGTATCCGGCACAGCACGCCGGGCGTGGGCCTGATTTCACCGCCGCCCCACCACGATATTTACTCGATCGAGGATCTCGCCCAACTGATCCACGACTTGAAAAACGCCAACCGCGATGCACGGATCAGCGTGAAGCTCGTGGCCGAGGTGGGCGTGGGCACCGTCGCGGCCGGCGTGGCCAAGGGCAAGGCCGACGTCGTGCTGATCTCGGGCCACGACGGCGGCACCGGTGCCAGCCCGCAGACCTCGATCAAGCACGCCGGCATCCCCTGGGAGCTGGGCCTCGCCGAGACGCACCAGGTGCTGGTGCTCAACGACCTGCGGAGCCGGATCGTCGTGCAGACCGACGGCATGATTCGCACGCCGCGCGACGTGGTGATCGCCACGCTGCTCGGCGCCGAAGAATACGGCATCGCCACGGCCGCCCTGGTCGTGATGGGCTGCATCATGATGCGCAAGTGCCACTTGAACACCTGTCCCGTAGGGATCGCCACGCAGGACCCGGCCTTGCGCAAGCTGTTCCGCGGCAAGCCGGAATGGGTCGTGAATTACTTCCTGCTGGTGGCCGAGGGCGTGCGCGAGATCATGGCCGAACTCGGCTTCCGCACGATCAACGAGATGGTCGGCCGCGTCGACCGGCTCGATACCCGCGAGGCGATCGATCATTGGAAGGCCCGGGGCCTCGATTTTTCGACGATGCTGCACAAGCCGGACGTGCCGGCGCGCGTGATGACTTACTGCTGCCAGTCGCAGGATCACGGCATCGAGGATTCTCTCGATATGAAGGTGCTGCTCGACTTGTGCCGGCCGGCGCTGGAACACGGCACGCCGGTCAAGGTCGACATGGCCATCCGCAATACGCAGCGGACCCTCGGCACGATCCTGTCGAGCGAGGTCACGCGGCATTTCGGCGCCAACGGCCTGCCGCCCGACACGATTCAGCTCAACTTCCACGGCACCGGCGGCCAGAGTTTGCTGGCGTTCGGCGCTCCCGGCATTACGGTCCGCGTCGAAGGCGACGTGAATGATTACTGCGGCAAGGGGCTCTCGGGCGGCAAGATCATCGTGCGCCCGCCGCGCGAATCGACCTTCGTGCCGGAGGAGAACATCATCGCCGGTAACGTGGTCTTGTATGGGGCCACGGCGGGTGAGGTCTATTTGCGGGGTATCGCCGGCGAGCGGTTCTGCGTGCGTAATAGCGGCGCGTCGGCCGTGGTCGAAGGGGTCGGCGATCATGGCTGCGAATACATGACCGGCGGCTACGCGGTGATCCTCGGGCCGACGGGGCGCAACTTTGCCGCCGGGATGAGCGGGGGCATCGCCTACGTGCTCGACGAATTCGGCACGTTCCCGCCGCAGGTGAATCGCGAAATGGTCGAACTGGAAGAGTTGAGCGAACCGGAAGATCTCGAGCGCGTGCACCGGCTC
This window contains:
- a CDS encoding electron transfer flavoprotein subunit alpha/FixB family protein: MLAEVELTAPVAVATCRASAFEACGEGGAPAEIADAPLPERLAHPRKRFAGVHKTELTRPELTEADIVVSGGRGTKGAEGFKLLEELADLLGAAVGASRAVVDAGWMPNDFQVGQTGKVIAPKLYLCAGLSGAIQHLAGMRNSKTIVAINKDAGAPIFEVADYGLVADLFDAVPRLTAAIRAARQPA
- a CDS encoding LysR family transcriptional regulator, with translation MKFSNLKIFCDIVRLESFSKAASENGISQSGASQVVLQLEEHLGVRLIDRSKRPFVLTLEGEVFYDGCRSLVDRYAALEDRVRTLHDEVAGRLRVASIYSVGLHHMNRHLFEFMSRYPRANVRLEYLHPHRVYESVENDKTDLGLVSYPKSSRTIQALPWREEPMVLVCAPGHALASKARIDLADLAGQRMVGFETGLTIRREIDRLLHVRGVEVEMAMEFDNIETIKRAVEIDAGVALLPAPTVVREIETGTLRGIALATDELVRPLGIIYRRGRELSSTAQRFIELLQQEEGAVGQADKVPVATGYPGANGEDHGPGCAPAPELAVEAAAGYGTTGARANGTAGHGPADNGQSPNGHAKKKRPQMSRN
- the gltB gene encoding glutamate synthase large subunit, with the translated sequence MPERKRPLRPRAQGLYDPANERDACGVGFVVDIHGRKSHDIVRQGLEILENLTHRGACGCDPLTGDGAGILTQIPHEFFAARCRELRLDLPGPGEYGAGLVFLPPEADERAVCERLLEQCIAEEGQRLIGWRDVPVDNRDIGRTAREVEPFIRQVFVGRGPETAPDMFEWKLYVIRKRAEIAVRASELEEKEFFYLPSLSSRVMIYKGLLLAYQVDRFYKDLSEPDFASALALVHQRYSTNTFPTWDLAHPFRFLAHNGEINTLRGNVNWMYARQSMLDSEKYGADLKKIFPICTPSASDSAILDNVLELLVMTGRPLAEAVSMLIPEPWAGHESMSDAKKAYYEYQACLMEPWDGPASIAFTDGTCIGAILDRNGLRPSRYWVTKGGRVVMASEAGVLDIPPSEVESKGRLRPGRMFLIDTAQGRIIADSELKQQLAARKPYREWLQAHQWTLDRLPEPAELNGQPANGQSGPELLALQRTFGYTYEDLRIVMHPMAVDGAEAIGSMGNDAPLAVLSDRPQLLYNYFKQLFAQVTNPPLDAIREELVTSLVTTIGSEGNLLDEQPEQCGLLRLETPILADRDLAKIRALDSGRLRARTFSTLFPRSAGAEGMRARIAALQAECSAALAAGATLLVLSDRGVSADQVPIPVLLAVSAVHHHLIREGTRTRCGLIVETGEAREVQHFALLTAYGAGAVNPYLALATLRDMREQGLVPEEYTVAKLEKNYIKACNKGLLKVMSKMGISTQQSYRGAQIFEAIGLNRGFIDEYFAWTASRISGIGLEEVAEESLRRHEHAYPRTAVPQVLGLDVGGQYQWRRKGEAHVMNPDVVARLQHATQLNSREEFRKYCEGIDQQQRKLLTLRGLLQFKSADKPLPLDQVEPASEIVKRFATGAMSYGSISKEAHETLAIAMNRLGGKSNTGEGGEDPVRYLPDDNGDFRSSAIKQVASGRFGVTSEYLVNAKELQIKMAQGAKPGEGGQLPGHKVDREIARIRHSTPGVGLISPPPHHDIYSIEDLAQLIHDLKNANRDARISVKLVAEVGVGTVAAGVAKGKADVVLISGHDGGTGASPQTSIKHAGIPWELGLAETHQVLVLNDLRSRIVVQTDGMIRTPRDVVIATLLGAEEYGIATAALVVMGCIMMRKCHLNTCPVGIATQDPALRKLFRGKPEWVVNYFLLVAEGVREIMAELGFRTINEMVGRVDRLDTREAIDHWKARGLDFSTMLHKPDVPARVMTYCCQSQDHGIEDSLDMKVLLDLCRPALEHGTPVKVDMAIRNTQRTLGTILSSEVTRHFGANGLPPDTIQLNFHGTGGQSLLAFGAPGITVRVEGDVNDYCGKGLSGGKIIVRPPRESTFVPEENIIAGNVVLYGATAGEVYLRGIAGERFCVRNSGASAVVEGVGDHGCEYMTGGYAVILGPTGRNFAAGMSGGIAYVLDEFGTFPPQVNREMVELEELSEPEDLERVHRLVRRHVEFTESTRGQYVLDNWERLVKKFVKVMPIDYKRALAIMARERELGTELAEVGHG